Proteins from a single region of Kluyveromyces lactis strain NRRL Y-1140 chromosome C complete sequence:
- the CDC39 gene encoding CCR4-NOT core subunit CDC39 (similar to uniprot|P25655 YCR093W Saccharomyces cerevisiae CDC39 Component of the CCR4-NOT complex regulating mRNA levels), which translates to MSSKRDIEANTDLNSITYIPTFPEPFERDNSHTTASFVSIQIRLLVASVTEENFLDTEHQIYYLLQRGSFSVYISYWKLLIQLFVNEFEAQQQKRDLNLPFRFDFSNLVHRLLYNLAQELITRTPDTIEKVKELALPLSGKYPIRPLFLSFLNKDNESDSAIIEALNPEVHPIFTTLKDLHRTNMSVSNITQNLFAVENKPNFLTMLSEFLKPLQGETLNDWIALILSEILAPGSQTSNQPSQPWIVQVPNVDVREVIEATEMGTKVNGIIKSLGTNNVNWNRVFNLMSTKFFLNKPVNATLSSLNYLFCILNSGPLVDQFFACDWSLYFKLRLSFLMYQWNYNSECLDLSSLPNIKKINKSIPLTKKSQLSLISVGKLNIELFLSRDEISKNPLFSSFHASFSEAYNNVPEYLAAVLISESKYFSLLVDNKSIIDELLISLVIKTYENNVIAFKELLKLVSKQKVIEVSRGIIASQNAQTINLVQALHDLGILDEVFEKLPIRDSLKLSPTAMHLGYLKFSEYIERNITLKTFVPTLDFIEAQTNIDELDPALKSVKLLNLHSLHSLIYRTANLKLSADERVALNNVIFKALISFPRLINYGYGHDDAIVANGDHAPIPQDVEKKMQTYLQKMYNKEMAIKDIVDILRKLRDSDDSNDQDIFCCIIHAVIAETTFFKEYPLEALATTSVLFGSMILFDLLRGFVLDVAFQIIYTFASESPDSKMFKFAVQALYAFRMRLNEYSPFCKRLLDEIPGLQTQPQIQQILTESAANPNVSIPEQKAPALVELNYFNINEVISPVTQEVPPREVTEAILFNVNNITMSNFDTKIVELKALLEEKYYQWFSNYLVNQRSKTEPNYHPLYAKMLKIIDSKTLHAYMLNFTYKQLFIMLSTKELGQTEKTHMKNLSSWLGSITLSLDIPIKHKHIAFRELLLDAHKNDRLTVVIPFVARIIMQSKDSKVFCPPNPWTMGILKLLLELNQKTDWPLSLSFEVEVLFKHLNLQFDDISPSNYLDIPDAAEYLSGNLRALSVEKQQLEQQQQLLLMQQYQQQLMLLQQRHQQHHPQQQQPQQRIISNGYGNAMNDQASLETSDAPHSSLVGNSVFVTHPDLKRLFQMAVSKSVREILIPAVEKAANMAVQSTVNIVLKDFATEVDEQKLKTAAINMVQYLAQNVAHSISVPLLKDTIRNTTQSLTPNLINMTNSPIAELNTAIDDNIAIAVSPIEKAAVERAIQEVNEKLVQAVAVRRYHLERRSDQPFVAQNINRFSLNLPDPLGLKPTGVTREQFSLYEQFPASMPSDSSRSPLETILAQQKQQQQQQQQQQQQQQQQQQQQQQQQQQQQQQQQQQQQQQQQQQQQQQQQQQQQQQQQQQQILLQQLQQNQNQAAPQNMLNIAGAFPPQTQPPQQAISAAHSELEQNHRVLLQLMDTLVSQIKDYSEDVEFNLQNDSTIKNTIVEILSFISRSNQKDQLSLKVSQAVVNSLFGSNESKLCRDVLSLLLEKLCSLSIVARKDVVWWLVYALDPRKFNVPVVRSLLEVNLINIAEFDAVLVTAMKNGMAGATEFSMNLIRDTVMADSPILMRLDFIRILGYLRTINTPEIKAFLEEYEQCRAVPVSKTTSITKVERYYLVFTEWVKLQQRVETDDVVNIVFIRQLFEKGVIDSKEKVIEFIKAALELSVNSFKQSDPTGEVFTSIDALSRLITSLLVVQELNVEERKEYLNLLLSVVTLVFAKDHQTNMTSFNERPYFRLYSSLLSDWDKLRDHHFIRVSDSVVRKSLIEFDQYFFDIFASFLHSYQPIAFPGFSFAWITLISHRMFLPKVLRSKELYGWDKLVLLLIDLMKFLSQYIKKDNVPDSISVIYKGALRIFLGISNDVPEFLIQNHYKLVKNVPPTCIQLRNIILSAIPKKMMIPDPFVSEITEDNCKDIPQVFYDPSQDLKSLKKPIINYLRIPSSSLLRTICGGMFRTELEYENGIGYDENNVDVNLIHAIVTHVAVEVGLEVEKASKNAVFNVKSSYYTLLFGLLSDGNDEVKFHIIQAMVNQLRYPNVHTHWFNFALKLMFQSDQWPDDQLSTIQEIILRSLLERIIVNKPHPWGVVVTFMDLLKLEGTKMIEKPFINDIPEIHAIMKNLQKYALTSSS; encoded by the coding sequence ATGAGTTCAAAGCGTGATATTGAAGCTAATACAGATTTGAATTCCATTACTTACATACCCACATTTCCAGAGCCGTTTGAACGTGACAACTCTCATACGACCGCTTCGTTTGTTTCCATTCAAATTAGATTATTGGTTGCATCCGTtactgaagaaaatttcCTGGACACAGAGCATCAGATCTACTACTTATTACAAAGAGGATCGTTTTCTGTTTATATCTCATACTGGAAACTTCTTATACAGCTATTCGTAAACGAATTCGAAGCACAACAGCAGAAAAGGGACCTAAACCTTCCATTCCGATTCGATTTTTCTAACCTTGTTCATCGATTGTTATACAACCTTGCACAAGAGCTTATCACAAGGACTCCTGATACTATCGAAAAAGTTAAAGAGTTAGCTTTACCACTTTCTGGAAAATATCCAATTCGCCCtctttttttgtcttttcttAATAAAGATAACGAAAGCGACAGCGCTATTATTGAGGCATTGAACCCGGAAGTACACCCAATCTTTacaactttgaaagatcttcACAGAACAAACATGAGCGTATCTAATATTACCCAGAACTTGTTCGCGGTTGAAAATAAACCAAACTTTCTGACTATGCTTTCAGAGTTTTTGAAGCCTCTTCAAGGGGAGACTTTAAACGACTGGATTGCATTAATTCTATCAGAGATTTTGGCACCCGGATCTCAAACTTCCAACCAACCGTCACAACCGTGGATAGTACAAGTACCAAATGTTGACGTAAGAGAAGTGATCGAGGCAACAGAAATGGGTACCAAAGTCAATGGAATCATAAAATCGTTGGGTACCAACAACGTCAATTGGAATCGAGTGTTCAACCTCATGTCAACgaaattcttcttgaacaaacCAGTCAATGCAACTCTATCATCGTTGAATTATCTATTTTGCATTTTAAACAGTGGTCCCTTggttgatcaatttttcgCATGTGATTGGAGTTTGTATTTCAAACTACGGTTATCATTTTTAATGTACCAATGGAACTATAACTCTGAATGTTTGGATTTATCAAGTCTTccaaatatcaagaaaatcaacaaatcaATTCCTTTGACGAAAAAATCACAGCTTTCATTGATCTCAGTTggaaaattgaatatcgaACTTTTCTTATCCAGGGatgaaatttcaaagaaccCGTTGTTTTCCTCTTTCCATGCCTCGTTTTCAGAAGCTTATAACAATGTTCCTGAATACTTAGCCGCTGTACTGATTTCCGAATCCAAATACTTTTCCCTGCTTGTTGATAATAAGTCAATTATTGATGAGCTATTAATTTCTCTTGTAATAAAGACCTACGAAAACAATGTTATTGCATTCAAAGAACTACTCAAATTGGTTTCCAAACAAAAAGTTATCGAGGTTAGCAGAGGTATCATAGCATCACAAAACGCTCAAACCATAAACTTAGTTCAGGCTTTACACGATTTGGGCATTTTGGATGAAGTATTTGAGAAGTTGCCGATCAGGGACTCCCTAAAACTATCTCCTACAGCTATGCATCTCGGgtatttgaaattctccgaatatattgaaagaaacatcACCTTGAAAACTTTCGTACCAACATTAGACTTTATAGAGGCTCAAACGAACATTGATGAACTGGACCCTGCTTTGAAATCTGTAAAATTGTTAAACCTTCATTCCTTGCACAGTTTGATTTACCGCACGGcgaatttgaaattatctGCAGACGAAAGGGTCGCCTTAAACAACGTCATATTTAAGGCTCTAATCAGCTTTCCAAGATTGATCAATTATGGATATGGTCATGATGATGCCATCGTCGCAAATGGGGACCATGCTCCTATTCCACAggatgttgaaaagaaaatgcaAACATATCTTCAGAAGATGTATAACAAGGAAATGGCTATCAAAGATATTGTTGACATCTTGCGTAAGTTGAGGGACAGTGATGACAGCAACGATCAAGATATTTTCTGTTGCATAATTCACGCTGTCATAGCTGAAACgacatttttcaaagagtaCCCATTAGAAGCTTTGGCAACAACTTCAGTTTTATTTGGATCCATGATCTTGTTCGACTTACTTAGAGGATTTGTTCTGGATGTGGctttccaaatcatctACACTTTTGCTAGTGAAAGCCCTGATTCCAAAATGTTCAAGTTTGCTGTGCAGGCATTGTATGCATTCAGAATGCGCCTTAACGAGTACTCTCCATTCTGTAAGCGTTTGCTAGACGAGATTCCAGGTTTGCAGACTCAACCACAAATTCAACAGATTTTGACAGAATCAGCTGCAAATCCAAACGTTTCGATTCCAGAGCAAAAGGCTCCAGCCTTAGTAGAGTTGAATTACTTTAACATCAATGAGGTCATCAGTCCAGTAACACAAGAGGTTCCGCCTAGAGAAGTTACTGAGGCAATCTTATTCAACGTAAACAACATAACAATGAGTAATTTTGACACGAAGATCGTCGAATTAAAAGCtcttttggaagaaaaataCTACCAATGGTTCTCGAATTATTTGGTAAATCAGAGATCCAAAACTGAACCAAATTATCATCCCTTATATGCTAAAATGTTAAAAATAATCGATTCAAAGACTTTACATGCATATATGTTGAACTTCACCTATAAACAATTGTTTATTATGTTGTCAACTAAAGAATTGGGACAAACTGAAAAGACTCACATGAAAAATTTATCCTCATGGTTAGGTTCAATTACGCTTTCTCTTGACATACCAATAAAACATAAGCATATTGCTTTTAGAGAGCTATTGTTAGATGCCCACAAAAATGATAGGTTAACTGTAGTTATTCCGTTTGTTGCCAGGATTATAATGCAGAGTAAGGACTCAAAAGTGTTCTGTCCTCCTAATCCATGGACAATGGGTATTTTAAAACTCCTACTAGAGCTTAATCAGAAGACTGACTGGCCTTTGAGTTTGTCCTTTGAAGTTGAGGTCCTGTTCaagcatttgaatttaCAATTTGATGACATTTCTCCTTCTAACTACTTGGATATTCCTGATGCTGCTGAATATCTATCAGGTAATTTGAGAGCATTGAGCGTAGAAAAGCAACAACtggaacaacaacagcaactGCTATTAATGCAACAGtaccaacaacaattgATGTTATTACAGCAAAGACACCAGCAACATCACCctcaacaacagcagccACAGCAGCGCATTATCTCGAATGGCTATGGGAATGCTATGAATGATCAAGCAAGCCTAGAAACTTCAGATGCCCCTCATAGTAGCTTAGTTGGTAATTCTGTCTTTGTGACACATCCTGACTTAAAGAGGCTCTTCCAGATGGCTGTGTCAAAGTCGGTTAGAGAAATCTTAATTCCTGCGGTTGAGAAGGCAGCAAATATGGCAGTTCAATCCACTGTCAATATTGTTTTGAAGGACTTTGCAACTGAAGTTGATGAGCAAAAGCTAAAAACAGCTGCCATTAACATGGTTCAATACTTGGCCCAAAATGTTGCACATTCTATTTCTGTTCCATTGTTGAAGGACACCATCAGAAACACCACACAATCATTGACTCCAAATCTCATTAATATGACCAATTCTCCGATAGCCGAATTAAATACAGCTATCGATGATAATATCGCCATTGCAGTGTCACCAATAGAGAAAGCTGCCGTGGAAAGAGCCATTCAAGAGgttaatgaaaaattggtGCAAGCTGTTGCCGTTCGTCGTTACCATTTGGAGCGCAGATCAGATCAGCCATTTGTTGCACAAAACATCAACCgtttctctttgaatttacCTGATCCACTCGGTTTGAAGCCAACCGGTGTAACTCGTGAACAATTCAGTTTATATGAACAGTTCCCAGCTAGCATGCCTTCCGACAGTAGCAGAAGCCCACTTGAAACAATTTTGGCTCAACAaaagcagcaacaacaacagcagcaacaacagcaacaacaacaacagcagcaacaacagcaacaacaacaacaacaacaacaacagcaacaacaacaacaacaacagcaacaacaacaacagcaacagcaacaacagcaacaacagcaacagcaacagcaacaacagcaacagcaacagcaaatACTATTACAACAACTTCAACAGAACCAGAACCAAGCAGCACCTCAAAACATGCTCAATATTGCAGGAGCCTTCCCTCCTCAAACCCAGCCACCTCAACAAGCAATTTCCGCAGCGCATTCTGAGTTAGAGCAGAACCACAGAGTTCTATTACAATTGATGGACACTTTAGTATCTCAAATAAAGGATTATAGCGAAGATGTTGAGTTCAACTTGCAAAACGACAGTACTATCAAAAATACTATCGTAGAAATACTCTCgtttatttcaagaagtaatcaaaaagatcaactttctttgaaagtttccCAAGCTGTTGTCAATAGCCtttttggatcaaatgAAAGTAAGTTGTGCAGAGATGTGCTTTCTTTATTGCTAGAAAAGCTATGTTCTTTGTCAATAGTTGCCAGAAAAGATGTAGTGTGGTGGCTAGTGTACGCTCTTGATCCTCGTAAGTTCAATGTACCTGTCGTTCGTTCTCTACTCGAGGTCAACCTTATTAATATTGCTGAGTTTGATGCAGTGCTTGTCACCGCTATGAAGAATGGTATGGCAGGTGCAACTGAATTTTCGATGAATTTAATTCGTGATACAGTTATGGCGGACTCACCAATTCTTATGAGATTAGACTTCATCAGAATCCTCGGATATTTACGTACCATAAACACCCCTGAGATAAAGGCATTCTTGGAGGAGTACGAACAATGTAGGGCTGTTCCCGTGTCCAAGACTACATCAATAACTAAAGTAGAACGGTACTACCTTGTGTTCACAGAATGGGTAAAGTTACAACAAAGAGTGGAAACTGATGATGTAGTTAACATTGTGTTCATCAGGCAGTTGTTCGAAAAAGGAGTTATCGACTCCAAGGAGAAAGTCATTGAATTTATCAAGGCAGCACTGGAATTATCTGTAAACTCCTTCAAACAGAGTGACCCTACAGGTGAAGTCTTCACTTCCATAGATGCATTGAGCAGACTCATAACTTCCTTGTTGGTTGTGCAAGAACTGAACGtcgaagaaagaaaagaatacttGAACTTGCTACTATCTGTAGTAACTCTAGTTTTTGCCAAAGATCACCAAACTAATATGACATCCTTCAATGAGAGACCATACTTTAGGTTATATTCCAGCTTACTATCAGATTGGGATAAATTACGTGATCACCATTTCATTAGAGTGTCTGATTCTGTTGTAAGAAAATCTTTAATCGAATTTGAtcaatatttctttgatatattcGCTTCGTTCTTGCATAGCTACCAACCTATAGCGTTCCCAGGTTTCTCATTTGCGTGGATTACATTGATCTCTCACAGAATGTTCTTACCTAAAGTTCTGAGATCCAAGGAATTATACGGATGGGATAAACTAGTTTTGCTATTGattgatttgatgaagTTCCTATCTCAGTATATCAAAAAGGATAACGTTCCAGATTCTATCTCAGTCATCTACAAAGGTGCCTTAAGAATATTCTTAGGTATTTCCAATGATGTTCCTGAATTCTTGATTCAGAATCATTACAAATTAGTCAAGAATGTGCCTCCAACTTGTATTCAACTGAGAAATATCATTTTGTCAGCCATTCCtaaaaagatgatgattCCAGATCCATTTGTCTCCGAAATCACCGAAGATAACTGTAAGGATATTCCACAGGTGTTCTATGATCCTTCTCAAGATCTGAAATCGTTAAAGAAGCCTATTATCAACTACTTAAGAATCCCATCTTCCTCATTGTTAAGAACCATTTGTGGAGGTATGTTCAGAACTGAACTTGAATATGAGAATGGTATCGGGTATGATGAGAACAATGTTGATGTCAACTTGATTCACGCAATTGTTACCCATGTTGCCGTGGAAGTTGGATTGGAAGTCGAGAAAGCCTCCAAAAACGCAGTGTTCAACGTGAAATCTTCCTACTATACTCTTCTATTCGGACTTCTATCCGACGGGAACGACGAAGTGAAATTCCATATCATTCAAGCCATGGTAAACCAGTTGAGATACCCTAATGTACACACTCATTGGTTCAACTTTGCATTGAAGCTAATGTTCCAATCTGATCAATGGCCTGATGATCAATTGTCTACCATTCAAGAGATCATCTTGAGATCattattggaaagaatCATCGTCAACAAACCTCATCCATGGGGTGTTGTAGTGACGTTCATGGACCTACTAAAACTTGAAGGAACCAAAATGATCGAAAAGCCATTCATTAACGACATTCCTGAGATTCATGCTATCATGAAGAATCTACAAAAGTACGCTCTTACAAGCTCTTCCTGA
- a CDS encoding CDC50/LEM3 family protein (similar to uniprot|P25656 Saccharomyces cerevisiae YCR094W CDC50 Endosomal protein that regulates cell polarity): MRLFSNHRNSVESEEVPSSRKSKRPPNSAFRQQRLKAWQPILSPQSVLPLLIIVAAIFAPIGIGLIITVNNVQNLSIDYSDCRTLAGGSYINIPSKYVRYHFKGKPSAAPQWKVNSADGITKCYLKFEVPNDIKKSIYIYYKLTNFYQNHRKYVSSFDIRQLKGEAVDTDDLVSECKPLKESDGKAIYPCGLIANSLFNDTISLSLNNTSNENDSYELTNKGISWSTDRKRYKKTKYNASQIVPPPNWSKKYPDGYTDDNIPDVSTWEELQVWMRTAGLPKFYKLAAKNETSTLKKGTYETTVELNYPVQIFGGSKSYILTTNSIIGGRNMSLGIVYLIVAGIAILFGVIFVIKLIITPRKMGDHTFLHFAEQDDESQLPASSSTT; the protein is encoded by the coding sequence ATGAGGCTTTTCTCAAACCATCGAAATTCAGTtgaatctgaagaagtACCTTCGAGTAGGAAATCTAAAAGACCACCAAACAGTGCTTTCAGGCAACAGAGATTGAAAGCATGGCAGCCGATCTTATCCCCACAGTCAGTTCTCCCGCTATTGATTATAGTAGCGGCTATCTTTGCACCAATCGGAATCGGGCTCATAATAACTGTCAATAACGTTCAAAATTTAAGTATCGACTACAGTGATTGTCGGACGCTAGCTGGAGGGAGTTATATTAACATCCCATCGAAATATGTGAGATACCACTTCAAGGGTAAGCCATCTGCTGCTCCCCAATGGAAAGTGAACTCAGCAGATGGTATAACCAAGTGCTACCTAAAGTTTGAAGTTCCAAACGATATTAAGAAATCTATTTACATCTATTACAAATTGACCAACTTTTACCAAAACCACAGAAAGTACGTTTCTTCGTTTGATATCAGGCAATTAAAAGGTGAAGCAGTGGATACTGATGACTTAGTCAGTGAGTGTAAACCGCTCAAGGAATCTGACGGTAAGGCGATATATCCATGCGGTTTAATCGCTAATTCCCTCTTTAACGATACCATTTCATTATCCTTGAACAACACGTCTAACGAAAACGACTCATATGAGTTAACGAACAAGGGAATTTCATGGAGTACCGATAGGAAGAGGTACAAGAAGACGAAATACAACGCTTCTCAGATAGTGCCTCCTCCAAATTGGAGTAAAAAATACCCAGACGGTTATACTGATGATAATATTCCAGACGTTTCAACATGGGAAGAACTACAAGTATGGATGAGAACTGCAGGTCTACCCAAGTTCTATAAACTAGCTGCAAAAAACGAAACTAGCACGTTGAAAAAGGGTACTTACGAAACCACTGTCGAGTTAAATTATCCAGTACAGATCTTTGGAGGAAGTAAATCTTACATCTTGACAACAAATAGTATTATCGGTGGCAGAAACATGTCGCTAGGGATAGTATACCTTATCGTGGCCGGTATTGCAATCTTGTTCGGTGTAATATTTGTCATTAAATTGATTATCACTCCAAGAAAGATGGGAGATCACACATTCTTGCACTTCGCGGAACAAGACGATGAAAGTCAACTTCCTGCTTCCTCTTCAACCACATAA